The following coding sequences lie in one Lolium perenne isolate Kyuss_39 chromosome 2, Kyuss_2.0, whole genome shotgun sequence genomic window:
- the LOC139836183 gene encoding putative disease resistance protein At3g14460, whose amino-acid sequence MITEEISDGVVVLPIVGIAGVGKTTLAQLVYNDTNAQFDQRIWVWVSHNFDEVRLTRDILDSFSGERHPEINCFAKLQEMLRSYANSKRFLLILDNVWDGMNKVLAPLVSSHVNGNVILVTTRNMSVAQSLGTLKPVKLDALANDDFWLLFKSHAFGYENYDEHQSISNIGRKIAEKLRGSPLAAVSTGDLLRKKLNTAHWRDILTNEDWKSMQLSRGIMSALKLSYDQLPYHLQLCFSYCSIFPYSYQFLGEELVSFWIAQRFVKCNNSSQSVQGIGRCYLIDLVNLGFLQEVKREESYLGSQTLYALCGIMYDFAMMVSKVDCASIDGLQCNKMPQTLRHLSIVTESAYNKDLAGNIPGNKNFEENLRSVVISVRKLRTLVLLGHYDSCFLLLFQEIFQNAHNLRVLHMSATSTDFLKRGYDEVDGAIPQVLSKLYHLQVLNVGSYTDPTIYNQINNLVSLQHLIVHKGVYSSIGSIAAFQEPDGYKFQISSGFEIAQLQSTDEFVQHWMHVKTLEEACEAVLRNCELSEKLILFCKETYADIGMELVCPHPGIKDLQISGLFSNTFAAFQTVHIGGCAEWRILPSLGRFPFLTKLKLSGLVEIKEVLVPSLEELVLDRMPKLEICSCTSVEGLNTRLRALQIEECKALKEFDLFESGDKFRMEQRPWLPGLRELVLSDCPHLSVSKPLPPSTISCELHISGVSILPSMKGLSSEKLYIGNLSEEEDLEDEIDVPSNDLTILNDQILAFDNLRNLKSMRIAGCRNLMSFSLEGFSHLVSLKSLEISMCSQLFCSDMMSDATLEDLTAANWKAFPCLESLSIESSGIGGKWLSLLLRHAPDLEELYLAGIYDLSSGEEDDALTGLAQEGLVHIPLNLTSSLKKLTCKVCRHLTFNCSEEGFSGFTSLQELIISWGCAELFSCLLHKDGNDLTSLKELVIEWSPGLESLQLHSCTALEELTIKYCGGLTTLEGMESLGRLRHLAVSSCPGLGPCLEGFSRQGCELFPQLETLETDDPSVLTMSFCNHLTSLQELKINHCPILLLDLPARLHLLTSLKRLKLYNCRGILRLPETGLPLSLEELEIEHCSKELADQCTRLETSKLRVKNFRCW is encoded by the coding sequence ATGATAACAGAAGAAATATCTGATGGAGTAGTTGTTCTTCCTATTGTAGGAATTGCAGGTGTTGGGAAAACAACTCTTGCTCAACTTGTATACAATGATACAAATGCTCAATTTGACCAAAGGATATGGGTTTGGGTGTCTCACAACTTCGACGAAGTGAGACTGACAAGGGACATATTAGACTCTTTTTCTGGAGAAAGGCATCCAGAAATAAACTGCTTTGCCAAGCTTCAGGAAATGTTGAGGAGTTATGCGAACTCAAAGAGATTTTTACTTATTTTAGATAATGTATGGGATGGCATGAACAAAGTACTGGCTCCTCTAGTATCAAGTCATGTGAATGGTAATGTTATTCTAGTCACAACTAGAAATATGTCTGTTGCACAAAGCTTAGGCACTCTCAAACCGGTCAAGTTAGATGCTCTGGCAAATGATGACTTTTGGTTATTGTTCAAATCACATGCATTTGGTTATGAGAACTATGATGAGCATCAAAGTATAAGTAATATCGGGCGGAAAATAGCTGAGAAGTTAAGGGGCAGCCCATTAGCAGCTGTATCTACGGGAGATCTATTAAGGAAGAAACTTAACACTGCTCATTGGAGAGACATTCTGACGAATGAAGACTGGAAATCCATGCAGCTCAGTAGAGGAATCATGTCTGCTCTAAAGCTTAGCTATGATCAACTTCCCTACCATTTACAACTGTGTTTCTCGTATTGTTCTATATTCCCTTACAGTTATCAGTTTCTTGGTGAGGAGTTGGTCAGTTTTTGGATAGCACAGAGATTTGTAAAGTGCAACAACTCTAGTCAGAGTGTGCAGGGGATAGGACGGTGCTATCTGATTGATTTGGTTAACCTGGGCTTCCTTCAAGAAGTTAAAAGAGAAGAATCCTATCTAGGTAGTCAAACTCTATATGCTCTGTGCGGAATCATGTATGATTTTGCGATGATGGTTTCAAAGGTGGACTGTGCAAGTATAGATGGTCTGCAGTGCAATAAAATGCCTCAAACTCTACGGCATTTGTCAATAGTTACTGAATCTGCATACAACAAAGATCTGGCTGGGAACATTCCTGGTAATAAGAATTTTGAAGAAAATCTGAGAAGTGTAGTTATATCAGTTAGAAAATTGAGGACATTGGTGTTACTTGGGCACTATGACTCTTGCTTCTTACTATTGTTCCAAGAGATATTTCAAAATGCACATAATTTACGTGTTCTGCACATGTCTGCAACATCCACTGATTTTCTAAAACGTGGTTATGATGAGGTGGATGGAGCTATCCCGCAAGTTTTGAGTAAGCTGTACCATCTTCAAGTACTAAACGTCGGCTCATACACTGATCCTACCATATATAACCAGATTAATAATCTTGTTAGCCTGCAACATCTTATTGTACACAAGGGAGTGTACTCTTCCATTGGTAGCATTGCAGCATTCCAGGAGCCAGATGGTTATAAGTTTCAAATTTCTAGTGGCTTTGAGATAGCACAACTCCAATCAACAGACGAGTTTGTACAGCATTGGATGCATGTTAAAACTCTGGAAGAGGCTTGTGAGGCAGTACTGAGAAACTGCGAACTGTCAGAAAAGCTGATCTTGTTCTGTAAGGAAACTTATGCAGACATAGGCATGGAGCTTGTGTGTCCCCATCCGGGCATAAAGGATCTCCAGATATCTGGGTTATTCAGCAATACCTTTGCCGCCTTCCAGACGGTGCATATAGGTGGTTGTGCAGAATGGAGAATACTTCCATCTCTGGGAAGGTTTCCGTTTCTGACAAAGCTGAAGTTGAGCGGCCTGGTAGAAATAAAAGAAGTGCTGGTTCCTTCACTGGAGGAGCTAGTTTTAGATCGAATGCCAAAGTTGGAGATATGTTCATGCACTTCTGTGGAGGGTCTGAACACTAGATTAAGAGCACTGCAGATTGAGGAATGTAAAGCACTGAAGGAGTTTGATCTGTTCGAGAGCGGTGATAAATTCAGAATGGAGCAGAGGCCATGGTTGCCTGGTCTTAGGGAACTCGTTCTCAGTGATTGCCCTCATTTGAGTGTGTCGAAGCCTCTTCCACCTTCAACCATCTCATGTGAGTTACATATCAGTGGAGTTTCAATACTTCCAAGTATGAAGGGATTATCCAGTGAAAAGTTATATATTGGTAATTTGTCTGAGGAAGAGGATTTAGAAGATGAAATTGATGTACCTTCCAATGATTTGACAATACTGAATGACCAAATTTTGGCATTCGATAATCTCAGAAACCTCAAATCGATGAGAATAGCAGGCTGCAGAAATCTAATGTCTTTTTCGTTGGAAGGTTTTAGTCATCtcgtctctttaaagagtttggaAATAAGCATGTGCAGTCAACTTTTCTGTTCAGATATGATGTCAGATGCTACCCTAGAAGATTTGACAGCTGCGAATTGGAAGGCCTTCCCGTGTCTAGAAAGTCTCAGTATAGAGTCATCTGGAATAGGAGGGAAGTGGCTATCTCTATTGCTACGACATGCACCTGACCTAGAGGAATTGTATTTAGCGGGTATATATGACTTATCATCAGGGGAGGAAGATGACGCATTGACAGGGTTAGCTCAAGAGGGGCTCGTGCACATTCCATTAAATCTGACCTCCTCTCTCAAGAAGCTAACTTGTAAGGTCTGCCGTCATCTAACATTTAACTGCAGCGAGGAAGGCTTCTCTGGATTTACCTCCCTTCAGGAGCTAATCATTTCGTGGGGATGCGCCGAGCTGTTCTCGTGTTTGCTGCATAAAGACGGAAATGATCTCACCAGCCTTAAGGAGTTGGTGATAGAGTGGTCCCCAGGTTTGGAATCTCTACAGCTGCACTCATGCACGGCACTAGAAGAACTGACAATTAAATACTGTGGGGGACTCACCACACTTGAGGGCATGGAATCCCTTGGCAGGCTCAGGCATTTGGCAGTATCCAGCTGCCCTGGCTTGGGTCCATGTTTGGAGGGCTTTTCAAGGCAGGGATGTGAGCTGTTCCCTCAGCTGGAAACACTCGAGACCGATGATCCGTCTGTTCTTACCATGTCATTCTGCAACCACCTCACATCCCTACAAGAGCTCAAAATTAATCATTGCCCTATTCTACTATTAGATCTTCCTGCGAGGCTGCACCTCCTTACTTCCCTCAAGAGGTTGAAACTATATAATTGTCGGGGAATCTTAAGGCTTCCAGAAACAGGCCTCCCACTTTCGCTGGAAGAACTGGAAATCGAGCATTGCAGCAAGGAGCTAGCTGATCAATGCACGCGTCTAGAAACGAGCAAGCTAAGGGTCAAAAATTTTCGATGCTGGTAG
- the LOC127337061 gene encoding uncharacterized protein, with amino-acid sequence MEAAEGASLEPAIAWLVQTILATLLVDKLDTWIRQAGFGDDIERLKSEIRRTGMAVSALKGRAIGNELLSQSLAFLKELLYDADDVVDELDYYRLQQQVQGVTRDEAQGIHGVERVDETSRGDADTQNSSVGKLRSMVWEHFNIIAKDKGNPVKSVCIYCAKEFTCKTKEHRL; translated from the exons ATGGAGGCGGCGGAAGGCGCTTCCCTGGAACCAGCGATTGCATGGCTGGTGCAGACCATCCTCGCGACCCTCCTGGTCGACAAGTTGGATACATGGATTCGCCAAGCTGGGTTTGGCGATGACATCGAGAGGCTCAAGTCGGAGATCAGGAGAACCGGGATGGCGGTCTCTGCTTTGAAGGGGAGGGCGATCGGTAACGAGCTGCTGTCTCAATCTCTCGCTTTTCTCAAGGAGCTGCTCTACGACGCCGACGACGTGGTCGACGAACTCGACTACTACAGGCTCCAACAGCAAGTCCAAGGAG TTACAAGGGACGAGGCCCAGGGTATACATGGAGTTGAGCGAGTTGATGAGACATCGAGGGGTGACGCTGATACACAGAATAGCAGTGTTGGCAAATTAAGGTCTATGGTATGGGAACACTTTAATATCATTGCAAAGGATAAGGGAAATCCCGTAAAATCAGTATGTATATATTGTGCCAAAGAGTTCACATGCAAGACGAAGGAACATCGTCTATGA
- the LOC139835858 gene encoding LOW QUALITY PROTEIN: uncharacterized protein (The sequence of the model RefSeq protein was modified relative to this genomic sequence to represent the inferred CDS: deleted 1 base in 1 codon; substituted 1 base at 1 genomic stop codon), translating into MSRGLPPLSSIVLESSPDEAEEAAREAHHLVMARHNSLTTVIIDVWEKSKRACDTNEEEARGIRRAKRASRGAKISDHNNINVAKARPVGQHANPSPSPAPAILAGRHRPLHHWGQNCATFAPVPPPPSPHLALTPDSQWLRYNPTGRDVHTFSGNLLVSFQKMYMAEFSCFXEECERLAPPIPVSVPAELPLRWYRPAQVKPRAGKERKPKANVPKRGVSSEEKNMLKVGLESLPEKKMPNVMQIVQKRSASNPELLGDAIQLDIDEMDLETQWELDRFVTNFNSALNKSRRGAVMNGGSAEVGDTAGAEAVNGAVPTLVDNADVVVVAVENNMYFSCLH; encoded by the exons ATGTCGCGCGGGCTTCCCCCACTCTCATCGATCGTGCTCGAGTCGAGCCCGGACGAGGCTGAAGAGGCCGCTCGGGAGGCGCACCACCTCGTGATGGCACGGCACAACTCCCTCACGACAGTCATCATTGACGTGTGGGAGAAGTCCAAGCGGGCCTGCGACACCAATGAGGAGGAGGCGCGCGGCATCCGGAGGGCGAAACGCGCGTCACG TGGAGCGAAAATATCCGACCACAACAACATCAATGTAGCCAAAGCCCGGCCCGTTGGCCAG CACGCGAACCCCTCCCCGTCCCCCGCCCCCGCCATCCTCGCCGGCCGGCACCGGCCGCTCCACCATTGGGGCCAGAACTGCGCCACATTCGCGCCTGTGCCCCCACCCCCCTCCCCGCACCTAGCCCTCACACCAGACTCGCAGTGGCTGCGGTACAACCCCACCGGGCGTGACGTCCACACCTTCTCCGGCAACCTCCTTGTCTCGTTCcagaagatg tacatggcggagTTCTCTTGTTTCTAGGAAGAATGCGAGCGCCTAGCGCCGCCTATACCAGTGTCGGTGCCGGCGGAACTGCCACTACGGTGGTACCGGCCGGCACAGGTGAAGCCGAGAGCGGGGAAGGAGCGGAAACCAAAGGCCAACGTGCCGAAGAGGGGGgtgagctcggaggagaagaaCATGCTTAAGGTGGGGCTGGAGAGCTTGCCTGAAAAGAAGATGCCTAATGTGATGCAGATTGTGCAGAAGAGGAGTGCCAGCAATCCGGAGCTGCTTGGGGATGCGATTCAGCTGGATATCGACGAAATGGACCTCGAGACGCAGTGGGAGCTTGATCGATTCGTCACCAACTTTAACAGTGCACTCAACAAGAGCCGACGAGGTGCGGTGATGAATGGGGGCAGTGCTGAGGTTGGTGATACTGCTGGTGCTGAAGCTGTGAATGGTGCTGTGCCTACATTGGTTGACAATGCTGATGTTGTGGTAGTGGCCGTAGAAAACAACATGTATTTTTCTTGTTTGCATTAG